GTGTGAAGAATAATTTTCAAACTTTGAATGGTTTTTAATAAATAGGAAATGGATTGTTCCTCTTTGGCTGTAATATTTTCTTGAAACTTAAATACCAGGATAGAGAAAGAAGCTGCAGGCGATATTTGCAAGGCATGAAAGTGCTCGATAATTTCTTCTTGATCATTTAGGTGACCGGTTAATAGCTTCCAAAAAAATTCCTGAAATCGCTCTTCTTTTTTATTTTTTCGTGTTTGTAGTTGAAGTAGTTTATTTTTTACAGCATCTGCCGCTTTTTTAAGCAAGTTGAAATCCTCATCAGTAAATGATTTGTTAATTTCTAATGCCCAAATAAACCCCAGAACTTCTTCCTGCTTCCAGATGGAAATGGCAACACGATTGCCGAGGCCAATTTCATCCATGTTTTTTACCCGAATGGGTTCTTTTGTCTTTAGCAGGGCTGGGATCGTTCCTTCCTTCCATAATTGATTTATGACCTTTTCAGGTACCCTGCGGCCAATGATAGTTGATATTCTTGCCGAATCTGTTCGTTCATCATGTGTACTATAAGCAAGCAGTCGATGGTTGGCGTCCTCGATGGTCACTGGACACATCAGCACTTGGCTGATAAGATCGGCGTATTCCTCTAAACTATCAAAAGCAGACTTAAAAGGGTCATGCAATCTATTATTCAACATATAACCTCCAATTGATAAGGAAAACTTTTATTAACACTCTTTGTTTAATTTTACAAAATAATAGGCTGATTTTCATGTTGTTCCACAAAAAAATATTGCATATACTGATCATACTGAAATAGTTTCAGGGAAATTTTAGAAATACAAATGTTCCATTTATGGGAAAAGGGGCCCTGAAAACAGTGCCGAATCGATTTGAATGGAAAATCAGAAGCTTTTAAAGGGGGAGATTTAGATGAGTGAGAACACCCAGGCGAAAGAACTTCATCGCGGATTGGAAGAAAGGCATATAAATTTAATGTCATTAGGGGCAGCCATTGGCGTCGGTTTATTTTTAGGTTCTGCCTCTGCCATTAAAATGGCTGGCCCGGGAATTATTTTAGCTTATGCTTTAAGCGGACTTATCATGTTTTTTATAATGAGAGCTTTAGGAGAGATGGCCATTCAAAAGCCGGTTGCTGGTTCCTTCAGTACATATGCTCGAGACTATTTAGGGCCGCTTGCAGGTTACATTACAGGTTGGAATTATTGGTTTCTTTGGGTTGTAACCTGTATGGCTGAAATTACCGCAGTAGGTGTGTACATGCAGTATTGGTTTCCAAATACCTCAGGTTGGATATGGGCATTAGTGGCGTTGATTATTATGTCAATCGTAAACTTTCTTGCAGTAAAATTATACGGAGAATTGGAATTCTGGTTTGCCCTTATAAAAATCATTACAATTTGTGCAATGATTCTTGTTGGATTTGGAATGATCCTTTTTGGCATAGGAAATGGCGGTGTTGCTACAGGCATTAAAAATCTTTGGAGTCACGGAGGACTTTTTCCGCATGGAATTAAAGGACTCTTAATGTCACTTCAAATGGTCATGTTTGCTTACCTGGGAATTGAAGTCATTGGTGTTACAGCCGGTGAGGTCAAAAATCCGGAAAAAACACTTGCTCGGGCCGTTGATTCCGTGTTTTACCGAATACTAATCTTTTATGTAGGTGCATTATTTGTCATTATGTCTATCTATCCATGGCAGGAAATCGGGACAAAAGGAAGCCCGTTTGTCTTAACCTTTCAACAAATAGGCATTAAAAGCGCGGCGGGAATTATTAATTTTGTCGTATTGACGGCGGCGCTGTCCTCCTGTAACAGCGGTATCTTCAGTACAGGAAGAATGCTGTTTGACCTTGCACACCATGGGGAAGCACCGAAGAGTTTGGGCAAGGTCACGAAATCAGGTGTTCCGGGGCTTGCCATTATTGTTTCTGCAGCCGTTTTATTAATTGGTGTTATTTTAAACTATATGGTGCCAGCCAAAGTGTTTACCTGGGTGACAAGTATTGGAACCTTTACAGCGATTTGGACATGGGGAATCATTTTACTTTCCCAGCTTCGTCATCGTAAAAGTCAGAAGCCTGAAGGAAGTAAACAAGTAAAATACAAGCTTCCTTTATACCCCTTCTCCAGCTATCTGTCTTTAGCCTTTTTGGTTCTTGTACTGATTGTAATGGGAATAGACCCAGATCAAAGGATTGCTGTAATTATCGGGCCGGTTTTCATTCTTATGCTGGTTGCTTTCTACTATATTAAAGGATTTAATCGCAGCGGCAAAGTAAATAAAAATAACAAGGAACATGCAGGCTGATGTATAAAATGAAGATGAGACCCTTCTAATGGGTCTCATTTTAGCTTTAAAGGCGATTTTAAATGCTGTTAACTTCACATACTAACATCACATACCATTAAGGAGGAGATGTGATGAAACAATTAATAGCCTGGCTGTTTATCGTGATGTTTACCTTTTCAACAGATATCATTCCCGCAAGTGCTCAAAACCTTGTAAGCACAGCGAATGACTTGCAGGAACAAAACACGATGTCTGTCTTGTGGTTCCAAACTGCCGGTGAGGCGAAGGCTTTATATTACCAGGGCTATAATATTGGAAAAATGAGATTGGATCAATTTTTAAAAGAAAAATCCCAGAGCCAAGCATTAAAACCAGCTATCGTTCTCGATATTGATGAAACGGTTTTGGATAACAGCCCATATCAGGCACGGCGGGTGCTGACCGGCAAGGGTGATCCTATCGATTGGAGCGACTGGTTTATTCGTGCAGAGGCAAAGCCACTTCCAGGAGCATTGGAATTTTTAAAATATGCAAATGCAAAAGGGATCGAAATTTTCTATATTTCCAATCGAAGAGAAGCTCAAAAGGAAGCTACGATTAAAAATTTGAAAAAGGTTGGAGCGCCTTATGCGGATCCCGAGCATGTACTATTGCTGTCAGACAGGGAAGTTGGCAAGGAAACACGTAGATCTTATGTCGCCAAAACCCATCAGATTATTTTATTTTTTGGAGATAATCTTAGTGATTTCAGTGGTTTTGATGAATTAACCGCCTCAGACCGATGCTTGGGAGTCGATCGGCAAAAAGAGGAGTTCGGCAAAAAGCTAATTGTGTTTCCGAACCCAATGTATGGAGATTGGGAAGCAGCCATCTATCGTTATAATTACCGTAAATCAAAAGAAGAAATGATGAAACTACGGAAAGAGAATCTGCAATCCTATCAGCCGTAATGGCTAATACTGCCGCTGGCAATTGTCCGGCGGTATTTTTTACATCATTTATATAGTCTATTCCATATTTTTCGTTGGACGAATGAATAGAATGAGAGTATAGTAGTCAACATGAGTCTGGTTTTAATAGGAGGACTGCTATGTTTGGTATATCATTGCCGCAAAGTTTCTTACAGATGAATACCATTTTTATCTCGATTCTGATTGAAGCATTACCATTTGTTACGCTGGGGGTCCTGATATCAGGTATTATCCAAATCTTTTTGACTGAAGAAATGATTGCAAAAATTATGCCCAAAAACAAAATCCTGGCCGTTGTTTTTGCCAGTTTAATAGGAATTTTCTTTCCTTCCTGCGAATGCGGGATTGTTCCGATTGTCAGCAGACTGGTTGCAAAGGGAGTACCGATTTCGGCAGGAGTTGCTTTTATGTTAACAGCTCCCATTATCAATCCTGTCGTTCTTTTTGCTACTTATATAGCATTTGGAAGTGACTGGAGAATGCCGTTGTATCGCGGCTTGGGTGCCATTGTCGTTTCGATCATAGTCGGAAGCTTTATTGCATACCGTTTTAAGGGAAATCCTTTTAATGAACATTATCACCACCATCATCATTCTCATGGAAAAACGCCTATTTTGAAGAAAATTTGGCAGACACTTGAGCATGCAGTTGAAGAGTTTTTCTCAATGGGAAAATATTTAGTAGTTGGTTCACTCATTGCTGCAGCTGTACAAACCTATGTTAAAACCGCTACACTGGTTTCAATAGGCCATGGGAAAGCAGGATCATCGCTTGTAATGATGGCTCTTTCATTTATTCTATCGTTATGTTCAGAAGCGGATGCGTTTATTGCCTCTTCATTCAGAACCACTTTTTCAACCGGAGCCCTGCTGGCCTTTTTAATTTCTGGGCCGATGGTGGACATAAAGAATTTAATGATGATGCTATCAACATTTAAAAAGCGTTTAGTCTTGATGATCGTTTCTGGCATATTTATCGTTGTGTTTGCGTTTTCGTTGTTTTTTTAAGGAGTTGAAACCATGATTAGAAGTTTAATTTTAATTGGCTTCACTTATTTGATTTTTAAATTGCATTTGACTGGAGATATTTCTAAGTACATTAACATGAAGTATTCTTACCTTTCGGCTGCAGCAGGATACGGACTTTTAGTTTTAACTATTGTCCAGATCTTTATGCTGAATAAGAGCGGGGGAAAAGCTGATTCCCATGAACATCATGATCACAACCATGAAGGACATGATCATGTCCATTGTGATGATTGCGGGCACCATCATTCCCATGAAGATAAATGGTATAAAAAGTTGATAGTTTATCCCATTTTATTCTTTCCGATTATTTCGGGTTTGTTTTTTCCAATTGCAACCCTTGATTCTAACATTGTGAAGGCAAAGGGATTTCACTTTCCCATCTATGATACCTCGGATCCGTATTTTCAACAGGAATTTCTAAGGCCGGATTCAAGTATTTATTACTCAGCAGACGATTATAACAATATCATGCAAAAAGAAAAGAAAAAATATATTAACCATAATGATTTAAGCATTACGGATCAAGATTTTATGAACGCCATGGAGACGATTTACAACTTTCCCGGGGAATTTGAGGGAAGGGAAATATCTTTTAAAGGATTCGTATTTAATGATCCCCAATCAACAGTTAATAAGAGCCAAATACTTGTTTTACGCTTCGGTGTCATTCATTGTATCGCTGATGCAGGCGTATTTGGAATGTTGGTGGATTTGCCGCAGGGAGTAAAGCTTAAGAATGATACATGGATTAATGTTAAAGGAACGGTTTCAAGCATATATTATCAGCCATTTAAAACCACCATTCCGTATTTAAAGGTTGATAGCTGGTCGAAAACGAGTGCACCAACACAGCAATATGTTTACCGTCAATTTTAAAAATGAAAAAGGGGCTATCTTGACGAAACAAGATGGCCTCTTTTAATGAAAAGGCTAAAAATGACTGTTTATTACATGGATATACTTTCATTTTGAATGAAAAAAGCACCCGGTGTTGCCGAGTGCTTCAGATCGTCATTAAAAAATAAGCTTAATACATACTAAGACAAGTCCGATTAAGAATCCGCAAACAGCTCCGTTAACGCGGATCCATTGCAGGTCTTTTCCAACATTGTTTTCAATCAAATGGGTAAGAGTTTTTGTATCTAATTTTTCAAGATTCTCACCTACAAGCTTGCCAATTTGCGAGTGGTTTTGATTAACGAATCCGATTATTTGATTTTTAATCCAGGTATCTAGGGCATTTACTTTAGCGGTATCCTCCTTGATTCCTTTAAGGCTTTTATTGAACAAGGGAAGAATGTACGTATCATAGAACCCTGGCTCTGCAATAAAATCATAAGCTTTTTGCTGAAGCTCTGCTAACAACTCTGAGATTTTACTTTCCGGTTCCCATTTGGCGATGAGCTGTGATTTGAAGTGCTCAAGCTCTTCGTACATTTTTTCATCTGATTTAAGTTGCTCAAGCTTTTGCTGAATATGACCTAACAATGTTTTTCGGTTTAAATTATAGGGGTCACGAAAGCTGTCCACACCTTTTTGAATAAGGTTTTGAATAATGCTTCCCAATTTATCTTCATTTACTAAATTGCTGAAAGACCTCAGCGCAAATTGCATAAATCCATCTGCTTTAATGTTTTCAATCATTTCCAAAGCAATGCCGCCAAGACGGTATTTTGTACTGTCCTTCATTGCCCATTCATCTATTTCTTTCAGAATGTAATCAAGTGTTTTTTCATCATATTTCCTGGCAGAAACTTGGTCAATAAGTAAAGGAAGATATTCTTTCACCTCCATTGAGGTCAGTTGCTGCTTTAACTCTTTTGCAAGAATTGCTGCTAATTTATTTCGATCCACCATGCCGATTAAATGCTGAATAAGGCTGATTGTATTGGTTTTAATTGCTGGGGCTTGCATTTCTTTTTCTGCCAGAGCAAATAATATCTCGGAGAATTGGAAGGCATCAATTTTATTGTGGATGCTCTCCTTCGTTAACAAATCATTCTCTAACATAGAGATAATCTTTGCAATCATTTTTTCTCGATTTTTAGGCAGTAATGCCGTATGTGGGATAGGGAGTCCCAATGGGTGGCGGAATAAGGCTGTTACTGCAAACCAGTCAGCAAGGCCACCGACAAGACCCGCTTCAAAACCGCCTTGGAGAATAACGCCCCATAAAGATCCCTGCAATGGAATGGTGGCAATAAAACCAGCAGCCATCACCACAAGCGAGACGGTTGCTAAATGCTGTGATTTTGTATTTTGTTTTACCATTTTACTACTCCTTGTATTGATAAAAATGTTTCTACTGCTATATTATCTCAATTTTGGTGAAAAAAAAGCAAAAAATATCTCCCCTTAAGGTGCAGAGGAGGTATTCTTTGGACAAATATGTGTAATGAGACCATCTAAGTCTGTTATATAAAATTGCAGCTCGGGTGCTCGCTTAATGTAATGGCCCTGCAAAAGCTGATAATAATTCACTCTTCGCTGTGGATCGAATGGCAGCATTGGATACCGATTATGATCCTTGACATATTGGTCAACGGCTTTTTGAATGGTATCCATTTCAGCAGGTATATGTTTTTCCGTCTCATCAAATACATCATAGGTTTCTTTAGACATATAGAAGTTAATAGAAGGAATTCCGCCAAGAATGGAGACAAGTTGTTCAGTATCAACACTATAGTCCTCTTTGACTAGAATTGTTCGATATACGCCTTTGGGAAGCTGGTTGGAAAACTCTCTTATTGCCACACGTACATCTTCAATTGTGACATGAATAACAGGGTATTCCTTCGTTTCCTTTATTTCTTGGTATGCTGAAAATGTGTTTTCTTGGTCAGAAGTTTGTTCAACAGACGTTTTAAAGTATTTTTGGAAACACGTAAAACACATTTACTCCTTTTTTGATCGATAGATAGGCAAGAAGGAGTAAAATAACCGAGCATAAAGTACTAGTGAACAAAACAGGATAATCAAATGTTGAACTTAGCCATTCAGCCTGTGGCCTCGCTTGTTCCATGATGTTCAGCCCCTTTCTTTAAAAGATATGGGAATGTATAGGAACTAAGGGAGAGAGAGTAGCTTACACTTTTATTATATACTAAAAATGAAATTAATGTATCCAAGTTCACAGTTTGTTCTAAAAATTCCGAAAGAAAATAGTCTCTATTTTATTAAGTATTATTACCTTAAAAGTTATAATTAAAATTATTTTGAAATATTTTTCTTTTTTCCTTTTCTTTGAAATTGATGTAAAATTAACAAGGCTGAAAATAGAGAAAATGGGGGAATGACAAAATGAAGAAGGTTATGATTTCATTATCGGCTTTGGCTTTAAGTTTAGGGCTTGCGGCATGTTCTAACAGCAATAATGCCAAAACAGACAAGCAGGAAACTACACAAACAGCATCCTCAAACATGAATGTGAAAAAGGAACTAGTAAAATTCTATATGGATCTTGGTAAAACAATCAACGAAAAGGATATTGACTTAAATTCATATGTCAATAAAGCATCCAAACCTGACACGAAACCAACTGCAGAAGATCAGGTAAAGGCCAGTGCCTCAGCTGCAGCGGTAGCAGATGCATTAAATAAATTCCAGGTACCGGCAGATCTTAAAGACCAGAAGGCGGATCTTGTGGTGGTAGTCAAAGAATTTGCTGCTTCTTATCAAACCAAAGCAAATGAGTTAAAAAAAGCTGCTCCAAACCTTAATGCTGCAAATGCTGCATTTGCCCAAGCAGATCAAAAGCTTGGAAAGATTTTTGAAAATGCAAAATTGCTTCCACCAACCCTAGACAAACAAGTAAACTAAATCATCTAAAAAAAACGAAGCCGGAAATCTGGCTTCGATTTTTTTGATTGATTCAATGTAAAATGGTGTTTTGTTCCATTTTAAAAAGAATTTGTAGTTCATCTGTATGTTCATTAACAGACAAATAGGTTTCTGCATCTTCAAAAAACCATACATCATTACTTTCTACAAAAAATTGAATGCCATTCATTTCTTTTGCGAACCCAATATTATCTGGTAACTCAATTGAAAATGCCAGGCTGTAGCCTTTATGCTTTTCTCCGAAACCAGCATACTGTGGATACATTTTAATACTTGCAGGATTGATGATATCAAATTCTTTTTTGAACCATGAAATGGCTTTTTCATCGATAGAAATGAACATAATGTTTAGCACCAACCTTTAAATGATAATGTTTCTCCAAAGCAGAAAATGTAATAAGTTTTGCTATATTACTTATAGTAAAAGGGTAATGCTATTGCGAAACATTGCCTATGATAATATTCACACTCTGTCTTCTTGAAATGGCAATTTAAAAAAATGTTCATAATTTTATATTAAGTTGTTCACATTATGTGAGCTAAATCAATAACAGTTCGCTTAAAAAAGAGTTTAATGTTATTTGGGTAGAAACTTGCGAGGCAGATATGTATGAAGAGCCTCGAAAAAACGGGCCTGTTTTAGTAATGGAATTCCTGTTTTTGTAACATTTATACAATAAAAATAATGTTAAGATAAAACAAAGTAAGGAGGTTTTATAATGGAGAAAGTAGTAAAGACGCTAACAGAAAATGTAAATGATATAAAAAGCTTAATTCAAGCTTTTAATGAAACTTTAGAAAATATTGATAAGCGCCTGGCAAGATTGGAAAAGGTTGATAGTATCGAGCATCGGGTTGCTGTAAATCAAATTGATTTGTCTGATATTAAGGAAGTTTTAGAGAGGATTGAGAATGTCCAAAAAAATGAAATACAGCATATCAATCGCCGTCTTGATTCTCATTTAGTTAAAATAGGAAAGGCGGAAGAAGATATTCTTATTTTAAAAAGCAAATAATAAAAAGACCGGGAGTTAACAATACCTCCAATTGTTAGTTGAGTCTAACAATTGGAGTGCCGTTCAGAGTCCAGGCCTTTTTATTTTATCTAAGGATAGCTCTTAAAATTTTGTAAATAGTGCTTTGACACCAAGGTAGAGTATTGCAATAGAGAATACTAAAATGGCTAGTGCACCTATAACATGGAAAAATGAGGCCAAACCTGCTAAAAAGGAAACTGTTGGCATGTGAACTAATGCAAAGCCAGCCAGTATACAGGCTAAAAATAACACGGAAATTTGATTCACTTTTCATCCCCCCTTAATTTAAAATATGATGATTCGAGGGATACTGTTTGGTCAAATGTACATTTTTTTCTATTTTTTATCGAAAAAAACAAACCTGAAAAACCAGGTTTGTTTTCATCATCTTCTAGTAAAGTACTTCTGAATTAGGCAAAGTAATTTGTTGAATGTTTGCTTCACCATCAATTATTTTTTTTAACACTTCAATGTATTTAATATGGTGTTCTTCCATTTCAAGGATTTTAAATGAATAGGTATCATGAAGAATGATGTCGCCTTCTTTTGCTTCGTAATTCTCAGTTAAAATCCATCCGCCGATGGTATCCACATCTTCATCATCGATTTCGATGCCTAATAAATCATTCACTTCACTAACTAAAACCTTTGAATCTATAATATAATGATTTTCCTTAATTTTACGGATCATCGGAATTTCATCCATGTCAAATTCATCACGAATCTCGCCGACAATTTCTTCAAGGATATCTTCAACAGTTACCAGCCCTGAAGTTCCACCATACTCATCCATTAAAATGGCCATATGCATTTGCTCTTTCTGCATTTTAACCAGCAAATCATGAATGGGGATTGTTTCTATTACTCTAATTATTGGACGAATATAGTTTTCCAAGGTTTGAGATGACAGTTTTTCATTACCAATTAGATCTGTCATCATTTCTTTAATATTCACGAGCCCAATAATATGGTCCTTATCTCCGTCAATGATAGGATACCTTGTGAATTTTTCTTCACGGAAGACATTTAAAAAAGTTTCAAGTGTGTCTTCCTTTGACAATGATACGATTTCTGTTCTAGGAACCATAATTTCCTTTGCAATTCGATTATCGAATTCAAATATTTTATTTACATACTTAAACTCTGATTGGTTGATTTCACCACTTTTATAGCTTTCTGAGAGGATAATTCTCAGCTCTTCCTCAGTGTGGGCAATTTCGTTTTCTGAAACTGGTTTTAGGCCAAATATCCCCGATACCACACGTGCTGACCCATTAAGTAACCAAATGAATGGATACATGACTTTATAAAACATAATAAGCGGGCGGGACACGGTTAGAGTGATCCATTCGGCCTTTTGAATGGCCAGTGTTTTTGGGGCAAGCTCTCCCACAACAACGTGTAAAAAAGTAATCAGCGCAAAGGCAATCCCGACTGAAAGTACCTGTGTCGCGCTTTCCGGAATCGCTATCTTTATAAAAAGAGGCTCTAACAAACGATGGATAGTTGATTCGCCAATCCACCCTAAACCAAGTGCTGTTATCGTGATGCCCAACTGGCAGGCAGATAAATACTCATCAAGGTTTGAAATCACTTTTTTTACGGAAACTGCTTTTGAATTTCCCTCTTCAATTAACTGATCAATTCTTGAACTTCTAATTTTCACAATGGCAAATTCAGAAGTTACAAAAAAGGCTGTTAAAGCTATTAAAATGGCAATTAACACCAAGTTAAATATGTCCAAATAAATTCCCTTATCTCGCTTTTGACGAGTAAGGAGTCACCTCCTAAGTTTATAAAAACTAATTAACTCGTAACTTTTAAAAGGGATTTCACTAATGCTGTCCTTAGCAAGCTTAAATTACTCGTTAACATTTCCTTTTGCTCTTCATCTAATTTCTCAAGAATCGGAATGAGGTCAAATAAATCCACATAAAGTTGCTTCATTTGTTGTGTAAGAGCACATACGTGTTTATCCACTTCTGACGCTTGAATGTTTTGGGCTTTCCTCATTTCTAGTTTTCTTCTAATCTCATCTAAAGGAATATGCAGACTTTTGCATTCCTCAATAAACTTTAAATCATTTAAGGTTTCATCTGAATAGATGCGGTAGTTGGACTTTGATCGTTCAGCCTTGAGCAGGCCGATTGATGTATAATAGTCAATCGTCCGTTTTGAAACCATTGCTCTTTCTGCTAATTCTCCAATACGATAGACAGCCCCATCTTACCACCCCCGAAAATGAAAATTATTAATTATTATAAAGAATTTAAACCATACAGTCAAACGTTACAGTTAACAAATGAATAGTTATTTACATTTTATGATGAATCCATCCTAATTATGATTAAATATGAAAAAGTCTCCTTATTCAGGAGACTCCAGATTGTAGACAAAAGGCATTTCAAAAGTTCCGATTCTGGCGCCCTTTTCTAAAATTGGGATTTTTCTGTTTGATTTTTCTTAAGGTAGACCCCGGCGGGGTCTATTTTTATGCCATTTCTGGACTTTTCCAAGTCCATGTAGCCAACTTCTTTAAATTCATAGCAGCAAAAGTAAGCATCGCCTGCATGGACAATTTTTTAAGACCTCTTAAGGTTGTCCATCGCATACCATGCTTTTCTTTCGCATCCGCGAATACACGTTCAATTGTTTCTTTACGACGTGCATATATTATTTTATTCTCTTCTGTATGACGAAGATGTTCAGCCTCTTCAAGATATGGTTCCCAGATATGTCGTTGAATGAGCTTTTGATGATTTTGACTTTGTGTACATTGTGCTAGAAGTGGGCAATCCTTACATATAACAGGATTAGAGATGTACTGTCGATAACCTTCCTTAGTAGTCGTTCTATAATCCAGAACTTGTCCTTCCGGACATATGTAACAATCAAAGTGCTCATCATAGACATAATCGTGCTTTTTCAAATATCCCTCCTTTGTACGTGGTCGTGTATAGGGTAAAGCAGGGCGAATTTCATTTTCAATTAAATATTGAGCAATAGCAGGTGTTTTATATCCGGCATCAGCAGCTACAGCATTAGGTTTCCCACATTTTTCAATGACCTTTTCAACTAGAGGCTCTAACATTGTACTATCATGAACGTTACCTGGAGTTACAATAGTCCCCAGGACAAAACCATTTCTATCTGCGGCTGCATGAAATGAATAAGCAAATTGCTTTGTCCTTTCGTCTTTTACATAG
Above is a genomic segment from Neobacillus endophyticus containing:
- a CDS encoding PucR family transcriptional regulator, yielding MLNNRLHDPFKSAFDSLEEYADLISQVLMCPVTIEDANHRLLAYSTHDERTDSARISTIIGRRVPEKVINQLWKEGTIPALLKTKEPIRVKNMDEIGLGNRVAISIWKQEEVLGFIWALEINKSFTDEDFNLLKKAADAVKNKLLQLQTRKNKKEERFQEFFWKLLTGHLNDQEEIIEHFHALQISPAASFSILVFKFQENITAKEEQSISYLLKTIQSLKIILHTIDLNQLILLVSTERIENPVQELDQFSHVFITKMAERYGIRNITPASSSIYQDNKMIRKAYEETLSLLSIKDKFPAETAKIFNYQKLGIYQFFDHLLEKRKTEAYVNYSLKRLHEYDQKHHSNLVETLETFLNNDQNIHEAAKELNVHANTLNYRIKRISEIGEVDFKDPNQKMSLFIDLKLEKYQGS
- a CDS encoding amino acid permease, which translates into the protein MSENTQAKELHRGLEERHINLMSLGAAIGVGLFLGSASAIKMAGPGIILAYALSGLIMFFIMRALGEMAIQKPVAGSFSTYARDYLGPLAGYITGWNYWFLWVVTCMAEITAVGVYMQYWFPNTSGWIWALVALIIMSIVNFLAVKLYGELEFWFALIKIITICAMILVGFGMILFGIGNGGVATGIKNLWSHGGLFPHGIKGLLMSLQMVMFAYLGIEVIGVTAGEVKNPEKTLARAVDSVFYRILIFYVGALFVIMSIYPWQEIGTKGSPFVLTFQQIGIKSAAGIINFVVLTAALSSCNSGIFSTGRMLFDLAHHGEAPKSLGKVTKSGVPGLAIIVSAAVLLIGVILNYMVPAKVFTWVTSIGTFTAIWTWGIILLSQLRHRKSQKPEGSKQVKYKLPLYPFSSYLSLAFLVLVLIVMGIDPDQRIAVIIGPVFILMLVAFYYIKGFNRSGKVNKNNKEHAG
- a CDS encoding 5'-nucleotidase, lipoprotein e(P4) family; protein product: MKQLIAWLFIVMFTFSTDIIPASAQNLVSTANDLQEQNTMSVLWFQTAGEAKALYYQGYNIGKMRLDQFLKEKSQSQALKPAIVLDIDETVLDNSPYQARRVLTGKGDPIDWSDWFIRAEAKPLPGALEFLKYANAKGIEIFYISNRREAQKEATIKNLKKVGAPYADPEHVLLLSDREVGKETRRSYVAKTHQIILFFGDNLSDFSGFDELTASDRCLGVDRQKEEFGKKLIVFPNPMYGDWEAAIYRYNYRKSKEEMMKLRKENLQSYQP
- a CDS encoding permease; this encodes MFGISLPQSFLQMNTIFISILIEALPFVTLGVLISGIIQIFLTEEMIAKIMPKNKILAVVFASLIGIFFPSCECGIVPIVSRLVAKGVPISAGVAFMLTAPIINPVVLFATYIAFGSDWRMPLYRGLGAIVVSIIVGSFIAYRFKGNPFNEHYHHHHHSHGKTPILKKIWQTLEHAVEEFFSMGKYLVVGSLIAAAVQTYVKTATLVSIGHGKAGSSLVMMALSFILSLCSEADAFIASSFRTTFSTGALLAFLISGPMVDIKNLMMMLSTFKKRLVLMIVSGIFIVVFAFSLFF
- a CDS encoding TIGR03943 family putative permease subunit, producing MIRSLILIGFTYLIFKLHLTGDISKYINMKYSYLSAAAGYGLLVLTIVQIFMLNKSGGKADSHEHHDHNHEGHDHVHCDDCGHHHSHEDKWYKKLIVYPILFFPIISGLFFPIATLDSNIVKAKGFHFPIYDTSDPYFQQEFLRPDSSIYYSADDYNNIMQKEKKKYINHNDLSITDQDFMNAMETIYNFPGEFEGREISFKGFVFNDPQSTVNKSQILVLRFGVIHCIADAGVFGMLVDLPQGVKLKNDTWINVKGTVSSIYYQPFKTTIPYLKVDSWSKTSAPTQQYVYRQF
- a CDS encoding DUF445 domain-containing protein — its product is MVKQNTKSQHLATVSLVVMAAGFIATIPLQGSLWGVILQGGFEAGLVGGLADWFAVTALFRHPLGLPIPHTALLPKNREKMIAKIISMLENDLLTKESIHNKIDAFQFSEILFALAEKEMQAPAIKTNTISLIQHLIGMVDRNKLAAILAKELKQQLTSMEVKEYLPLLIDQVSARKYDEKTLDYILKEIDEWAMKDSTKYRLGGIALEMIENIKADGFMQFALRSFSNLVNEDKLGSIIQNLIQKGVDSFRDPYNLNRKTLLGHIQQKLEQLKSDEKMYEELEHFKSQLIAKWEPESKISELLAELQQKAYDFIAEPGFYDTYILPLFNKSLKGIKEDTAKVNALDTWIKNQIIGFVNQNHSQIGKLVGENLEKLDTKTLTHLIENNVGKDLQWIRVNGAVCGFLIGLVLVCIKLIF
- a CDS encoding DUF3939 domain-containing protein — encoded protein: MCFTCFQKYFKTSVEQTSDQENTFSAYQEIKETKEYPVIHVTIEDVRVAIREFSNQLPKGVYRTILVKEDYSVDTEQLVSILGGIPSINFYMSKETYDVFDETEKHIPAEMDTIQKAVDQYVKDHNRYPMLPFDPQRRVNYYQLLQGHYIKRAPELQFYITDLDGLITHICPKNTSSAP
- a CDS encoding HesB/YadR/YfhF family protein; this translates as MFISIDEKAISWFKKEFDIINPASIKMYPQYAGFGEKHKGYSLAFSIELPDNIGFAKEMNGIQFFVESNDVWFFEDAETYLSVNEHTDELQILFKMEQNTILH
- a CDS encoding hemolysin family protein, whose product is MDIFNLVLIAILIALTAFFVTSEFAIVKIRSSRIDQLIEEGNSKAVSVKKVISNLDEYLSACQLGITITALGLGWIGESTIHRLLEPLFIKIAIPESATQVLSVGIAFALITFLHVVVGELAPKTLAIQKAEWITLTVSRPLIMFYKVMYPFIWLLNGSARVVSGIFGLKPVSENEIAHTEEELRIILSESYKSGEINQSEFKYVNKIFEFDNRIAKEIMVPRTEIVSLSKEDTLETFLNVFREEKFTRYPIIDGDKDHIIGLVNIKEMMTDLIGNEKLSSQTLENYIRPIIRVIETIPIHDLLVKMQKEQMHMAILMDEYGGTSGLVTVEDILEEIVGEIRDEFDMDEIPMIRKIKENHYIIDSKVLVSEVNDLLGIEIDDEDVDTIGGWILTENYEAKEGDIILHDTYSFKILEMEEHHIKYIEVLKKIIDGEANIQQITLPNSEVLY
- a CDS encoding MerR family transcriptional regulator; translated protein: MGELAERAMVSKRTIDYYTSIGLLKAERSKSNYRIYSDETLNDLKFIEECKSLHIPLDEIRRKLEMRKAQNIQASEVDKHVCALTQQMKQLYVDLFDLIPILEKLDEEQKEMLTSNLSLLRTALVKSLLKVTS